A stretch of Gemmatimonadaceae bacterium DNA encodes these proteins:
- a CDS encoding carboxypeptidase regulatory-like domain-containing protein encodes MPNVSFGTPMPRNRLIFLPLVALLALPAPGLAQKPDGRLVGAVIDRSSNGPIAAATVVFLGDGRAITTDSTGAFRFDRLPTGLLRFLVRAQGFSSFGLVVAIGKGEVLERRVVLDSITLAAAVAAATAPVKAESASRAQSLPMVSVEAAPSLGPRFANFERRRKTGAGQYIVREDIEKGGYSSLQDVARGMRGVTVECGGGSGCHIRMVRAPMRCLPEYVVDDNVDNIFGPTIPVRDIEALEVYTGPADVPGEYAGRNAGCGVIVIWTKSGPTRRKK; translated from the coding sequence ATGCCGAACGTATCGTTCGGCACACCCATGCCGCGAAACCGCCTGATTTTTCTGCCGTTGGTCGCCCTGTTGGCGCTCCCGGCGCCCGGCCTGGCCCAAAAACCGGATGGGCGGTTGGTGGGTGCGGTCATCGACCGCAGCAGCAATGGGCCGATCGCCGCCGCCACCGTCGTCTTTCTTGGAGACGGCCGCGCCATCACCACCGATTCCACCGGCGCGTTTCGGTTCGACCGATTGCCGACTGGACTCCTCCGCTTTCTGGTGCGCGCCCAGGGATTCTCGTCGTTCGGGCTGGTGGTGGCGATTGGCAAGGGTGAGGTCCTCGAGCGGCGCGTCGTACTGGACTCGATAACGCTCGCCGCCGCGGTCGCCGCCGCGACCGCTCCGGTGAAAGCAGAGTCCGCCTCAAGGGCCCAATCGTTACCCATGGTGTCCGTGGAGGCCGCCCCCAGTCTGGGTCCGCGTTTCGCCAACTTCGAACGCCGGCGAAAAACCGGAGCCGGCCAGTACATCGTCCGCGAGGACATTGAAAAGGGCGGCTATTCCTCGTTGCAGGATGTCGCTCGCGGCATGCGTGGCGTCACGGTGGAGTGTGGCGGCGGTTCCGGTTGTCACATCCGCATGGTGCGCGCGCCGATGCGCTGTCTGCCCGAATACGTTGTCGATGACAACGTCGACAACATCTTCGGGCCGACCATCCCGGTGCGGGACATCGAGGCCCTGGAGGTCTATACCGGACCGGCCGACGTGCCCGGCGAGTACGCTGGTCGCAATGCGGGCTGCGGGGTCATTGTGATCTGGACCAAATCCGGTCCGACGCGACGCAAGAAATAG
- a CDS encoding vanadium-dependent haloperoxidase: protein MNVLRCALVVSAAATAVAAAGCARERPPVDPQLVSQWMRTSLAFVRSERLGPPVAARISAYSALALYEGYAADTRSSLRSLAGQLNGLQTLPLAPAGDALDGPSVAAEAERVVMDSLFRDGMPGTRRTIDSLAAAQVAARAAAGVSAADRDRALAHGRAVGNAILAWAATDSFFATRGRPWAPSGKREEWTNTANVSQFVPQTLSGQSDLVQLANPNVHEDVEGATTKGTFTNRPKAEGATTLPAFNPMKPTEPYWGTLRPFVIANGDECGPPPMPAYSEQASSAFYKIGKQFYDTVSALTPDQKQIALFWADNPVATGTPGFHWISVVNLMVARRGLSADDAVALYALTSIAIHDAFIGCWREKYRSNVVRPVTFVQRVFDKKFQTVIPTPPFPEYPSGHSVQSGAAVEVLIAMLGDTIPYIDSTQVDIGQPPRAFASFSAARREVAISRVYAGVHYFPAVADGLTQGQCIGRKVGALKTRRGS from the coding sequence ATGAACGTGCTTCGCTGCGCCCTCGTGGTCAGTGCCGCCGCGACGGCCGTCGCCGCCGCGGGTTGTGCTCGCGAACGGCCCCCGGTCGATCCACAGCTGGTCTCGCAGTGGATGCGCACGTCGCTCGCCTTCGTGCGCAGTGAGCGCCTGGGTCCGCCGGTCGCCGCGCGTATCTCGGCCTACAGCGCGCTCGCACTCTACGAAGGGTATGCCGCCGACACGCGATCGTCACTGCGGTCGCTGGCCGGTCAGTTGAACGGACTGCAAACACTGCCCCTGGCGCCCGCGGGCGACGCGCTGGACGGCCCGTCGGTTGCCGCCGAGGCGGAGCGCGTCGTCATGGATTCGCTGTTTCGGGACGGCATGCCGGGCACACGACGGACCATCGACTCACTGGCAGCGGCGCAGGTGGCCGCGCGCGCGGCCGCCGGTGTCAGTGCCGCCGATCGCGATCGGGCGCTCGCCCACGGGCGCGCCGTGGGCAATGCCATCCTCGCCTGGGCGGCCACCGACAGCTTTTTCGCGACGCGGGGTCGGCCGTGGGCTCCGTCGGGAAAGCGCGAGGAGTGGACCAATACCGCCAACGTGTCGCAGTTCGTACCGCAGACCCTGTCCGGTCAGTCCGACCTGGTGCAGCTGGCAAACCCCAATGTGCACGAGGACGTGGAAGGCGCCACCACGAAAGGCACGTTCACCAACCGGCCCAAGGCCGAGGGGGCCACCACACTGCCCGCGTTCAATCCGATGAAGCCGACCGAGCCGTATTGGGGCACGTTGCGCCCGTTCGTGATTGCCAACGGTGATGAATGCGGGCCGCCGCCGATGCCGGCGTACTCGGAACAGGCGTCATCGGCATTCTACAAAATCGGCAAGCAGTTCTACGACACGGTGAGCGCCCTGACCCCTGACCAGAAGCAGATCGCGCTCTTCTGGGCCGACAATCCGGTGGCCACCGGGACTCCGGGCTTTCATTGGATCAGCGTGGTGAACCTGATGGTGGCGCGGCGCGGTCTCAGTGCCGACGATGCCGTGGCGCTGTACGCCCTCACGTCGATCGCGATCCACGACGCGTTCATCGGCTGCTGGCGCGAGAAGTATCGCTCGAATGTGGTGCGACCCGTGACCTTTGTGCAGCGCGTCTTCGACAAGAAGTTCCAGACCGTGATCCCGACGCCGCCTTTCCCGGAGTATCCGTCGGGGCACTCCGTGCAGTCCGGCGCCGCGGTCGAGGTACTCATCGCGATGCTCGGCGACACGATTCCTTATATCGACTCCACCCAAGTGGACATCGGTCAACCACCGCGTGCGTTTGCGTCGTTCTCCGCGGCACGCCGTGAAGTCGCCATCTCCCGCGTGTATGCCGGCGTGCACTACTTCCCGGCCGTCGCGGACGGTCTCACGCAGGGACAGTGCATCGGCCGGAAGGTCGGTGCGCTCAAGACTCGGCGCGGTTCGTGA
- a CDS encoding VCBS repeat-containing protein, with product MRRICTCNDLEDPDLFWLNDGTGNFRLAPTLALRETSNTCMSVDFGDVNRDGLVDLFTTDMLSPTLAAQQRQIPTHTPLQKPVGLSPERTQWMRNMLQLSRGDGTWAQIADFAGVTATDWTWGSAFLDVDLDGYEDLLALNGHRYDVREADPYDRIRNSFPRVPWNRESKEFPTLRATNFAFRNGGKLAFQDVSRAWGFGADSAISQGMALADLDGDGALDVVVTRLDAPSVVYRNQSGAPRVSVRLHGLDGNTQGIGAVVTVRAPRLPVQSREMTSGGYYLSGSDAQLTFAATLDSAITIDVRWRSGRHSVIAGARADRLYDITEDAALPIVRDSTQAPTPLFANASALLGGAAHVDSLFADFRRQPLLPSRLSQLGPGVSWIDIDRDGRDDLVFASGRGGRLTVLRNTVTGFVPLAVPGDLQAYDLTTVLPASDGRGGLSLLVGQSNYEAADAVAALSVPSVLRYPIGSGTRIGASSRVLAGDTAGIGALAMADVNGDGLLDLFVGARAIPGAWPLPARSHLLLGTTGGGFVADTINTKALSTLGLVSAAVFADLDGDAHSDLIVATEFGPVRVLRNEGGALRDVTRTMGMGEHSSRWNGVNVGDFDGDGQLDIVATSWGRNIPWQASESRPYALTVARLPDERLGLVFGRADSTTQREMPLDGFSRIGAAIPSVKERFATFAEFARADVDAVLGTAARSAVRVGATTFDHVLFLNRGDHFETRALPTAAQLAPAFAAVVADYDGDGREDLFLAQNFFPTEINTMRFDAGVGLLLLGDGTGGFQAQTVQASGIAVRGDQRGAAAADYNADGRVDLAVSQNGAPMTLWRNVTGTPGLRVHVQGPAANPLAIGAQLRVMANGTGGPIREIHAGSGYWSMDAATQVMAFPAGSTALSIRWPSGQQQTVPVAPGQHEVRLTSPQP from the coding sequence GTGCGCCGGATCTGTACGTGCAACGACCTCGAGGATCCGGATCTCTTCTGGCTGAACGACGGTACCGGCAACTTCCGGCTGGCGCCGACGCTGGCGCTTCGCGAGACCAGCAACACCTGCATGTCGGTGGATTTCGGCGACGTGAACCGCGACGGTCTGGTGGACCTCTTCACCACCGATATGCTGTCGCCCACGCTGGCCGCGCAGCAGCGTCAGATTCCCACGCACACGCCGCTCCAGAAACCGGTGGGACTTTCGCCCGAGCGCACGCAGTGGATGCGCAACATGCTGCAACTTTCGCGAGGCGACGGCACCTGGGCGCAGATCGCCGATTTCGCCGGCGTGACCGCCACCGACTGGACGTGGGGGTCGGCGTTTCTTGATGTCGACCTGGACGGGTATGAAGATCTGTTGGCGCTGAACGGTCACCGCTACGATGTGCGCGAGGCCGACCCGTACGACCGCATCCGGAACAGTTTTCCGCGCGTGCCATGGAACCGGGAGTCGAAGGAGTTCCCCACACTGCGCGCCACCAATTTCGCGTTTCGCAATGGCGGCAAGCTCGCGTTTCAGGATGTGAGCCGCGCGTGGGGCTTCGGCGCGGACAGCGCCATCTCGCAGGGGATGGCGTTGGCCGATCTCGATGGGGATGGAGCGCTCGATGTGGTGGTGACCCGTCTCGATGCGCCATCGGTGGTGTATCGCAACCAATCGGGCGCGCCACGCGTCTCGGTGCGCCTGCATGGCCTCGACGGCAACACGCAGGGCATCGGCGCGGTGGTGACCGTGCGTGCCCCGCGCTTGCCGGTGCAATCCCGGGAGATGACATCCGGCGGATACTATCTGTCCGGCAGCGATGCCCAACTGACGTTTGCCGCAACACTCGACAGCGCCATTACCATCGACGTGCGGTGGCGAAGCGGTCGACACAGTGTCATTGCCGGCGCGCGGGCCGACCGCTTGTATGACATCACTGAGGACGCTGCCCTGCCCATCGTGCGGGACAGTACGCAGGCGCCCACCCCGCTCTTTGCCAACGCTTCCGCGCTCCTCGGTGGGGCTGCACACGTCGACTCGCTGTTCGCGGACTTCCGGCGGCAACCGTTGCTGCCATCGCGCCTGAGTCAACTTGGCCCCGGCGTAAGTTGGATCGACATTGATCGTGATGGACGGGACGATCTGGTGTTTGCCAGCGGCCGTGGCGGGCGACTGACGGTGCTGCGCAACACCGTTACCGGCTTTGTCCCGCTTGCCGTGCCGGGTGACCTACAGGCGTACGATCTCACCACCGTGCTGCCCGCAAGCGATGGCCGCGGCGGCCTGTCGCTGTTGGTTGGTCAATCCAACTACGAGGCGGCGGATGCCGTCGCGGCGCTGTCGGTTCCCTCGGTGCTCCGCTACCCCATTGGCAGCGGGACGCGCATCGGTGCATCGAGCCGCGTGTTGGCTGGCGACACCGCCGGTATCGGTGCCCTGGCCATGGCCGACGTCAACGGCGACGGTCTGCTCGATCTGTTCGTTGGCGCGCGGGCCATTCCCGGTGCGTGGCCCTTGCCGGCCCGATCGCACCTGCTGCTTGGCACAACCGGCGGTGGCTTCGTTGCCGATACGATCAACACGAAGGCACTGTCCACGCTGGGACTGGTATCGGCCGCCGTGTTCGCGGATCTCGACGGCGACGCGCATTCCGACCTCATTGTGGCCACCGAATTCGGGCCGGTGCGCGTGCTGCGCAACGAAGGCGGTGCGTTGCGTGATGTCACGCGCACGATGGGAATGGGCGAACACTCCAGTCGCTGGAACGGCGTGAATGTGGGAGACTTCGACGGCGATGGACAACTGGACATCGTGGCCACCAGTTGGGGCCGCAACATCCCGTGGCAGGCGTCGGAGTCGCGTCCGTACGCGCTCACCGTGGCGCGTCTGCCCGACGAGCGACTGGGTCTGGTGTTCGGTCGCGCCGATTCAACGACGCAGCGCGAAATGCCGCTTGATGGCTTTTCGCGCATCGGGGCGGCGATCCCGTCGGTGAAGGAACGATTTGCGACATTTGCCGAGTTCGCCCGCGCCGACGTCGACGCCGTGCTGGGCACGGCGGCCCGCAGCGCGGTGCGGGTAGGCGCGACAACCTTCGATCACGTGCTGTTCCTCAATCGCGGCGACCATTTCGAGACACGCGCCCTGCCCACGGCGGCGCAGCTGGCGCCGGCGTTTGCGGCCGTGGTGGCCGACTACGATGGTGACGGACGCGAGGATCTTTTCCTGGCGCAGAATTTCTTCCCCACCGAGATCAATACCATGCGCTTTGACGCCGGGGTGGGGTTGCTGCTGCTGGGCGACGGGACCGGCGGGTTTCAGGCGCAGACGGTGCAGGCCAGCGGCATCGCAGTGCGTGGCGATCAACGCGGTGCGGCCGCAGCGGACTACAATGCCGACGGTCGCGTGGACCTCGCCGTATCGCAGAATGGCGCGCCGATGACGCTGTGGCGAAACGTGACCGGCACCCCGGGACTGCGCGTACACGTGCAGGGTCCGGCGGCAAATCCGCTGGCCATCGGCGCGCAATTGCGGGTCATGGCGAATGGCACGGGCGGTCCGATTCGCGAGATCCACGCCGGAAGCGGCTACTGGTCGATGGACGCGGCCACGCAGGTCATGGCGTTTCCGGCGGGCAGCACGGCGCTCTCGATTCGCTGGCCCTCCGGGCAGCAACAGACGGTGCCCGTGGCACCGGGTCAGCATGAGGTGCGGCTGACCAGTCCTCAGCCCTGA